In the Hordeum vulgare subsp. vulgare chromosome 7H, MorexV3_pseudomolecules_assembly, whole genome shotgun sequence genome, one interval contains:
- the LOC123408378 gene encoding zinc finger MYM-type protein 1-like, translating to MEKEPTSSTFSRPVASPSLRGWSWIWENYGDGDLMGRCVADRYSGWEESVGWPLAVLDQKDGPFWEKSGRRKIMEKYLIKKSVNANPTTSNSSGGSSNASKPAAKHNSAVPELVDLNKLPRHSTKRKRMEDYHPNQRNEIRRKYWIWGPNQPRQLEFPYREIGNKKKKRRFNLDWYDDHAYWLEYSEKEHKAYCLCCYLFRDNIKDIHHGHDAFVVEGFNCWNKTERFVTHVGDRNNFHNRALKDCEGLLKQDQSISAALHRQSQIEKNEHLIRLNAAIDVCRYLLHQGQPFRGHDESKDSKNKGNFHELMDYTIKQNDVVAKAFKNAPYNNQMLSPKIQRDITECFAEEVPGHVMKEIGNGVFSLLVDECRDVSDKAQMEVVLRYLEFNGLQAKIMNENKSAYCVHCFAHKLNLVVVAIAKKMFEVGDFFDMVSVLLNVVGASCKRKDQLREHHQEELRKAIGCGEIATGTGLNQELSLQRPGDTRWNSHYKTLLGLSKMFSSVVKVLEYVEKDGTDTGKRRQARGLLKYFQTFDSAFFLHMMMMILALTNGLSKTLQRKDKDIVNAISDVESTKRELEKLRTNEGWDSLMKKVCCFCEKHDIPVLDMEDAYVNPKKPGKKTGINNEHYYRVDCFFVVLDILGEEFNDRFNEVNSELLLCMSALSPSDLFCHFNKEKLLKLAKFYPDDFNHKDMVTIEHELGLYIDNILHDTRFSSLDKISDLAKPMVDTRKHLSYPLVYWLLKLALTLPVAIATVERCFSAMKIVKNALRNKIGDDYLSHSLIFFVEKELLNTITNEVIVDRFHKMKDHRGRKEM from the exons ATGGAGAAGGAGCCGACCTCCAGCACCTTCTCGCGGCCAGTTGCAAGCCCTTCGTTGCGAGGTTGGTCTTGGATCTGGGAGAACTACGGCGACGGCGACCTGATGGGGAGGTGTGTGGCCGACAGATATTCTGGATGGGAGGAGAGCGTGGGGTGGCCTCTGGCAGTTCTGGATCAGAAGGATGGGCCGTTCTGGGAGAAG TCA GGAAGAAGAAAGATAATGGAGAAATATTTGATAAAGAAATCAGTGAATGCCAACCCCACCACCAGCAACAGTTCAGGTGGTAGTAGCAATGCATCAAAACCTGCAGCAAAACATAATTCTGCTGTgcctgaactagttgatttaaataAGCTCCCTCGGCATTCAACTAAAAGGAAGCGAATGGAAGATTATCACCCCAACCAACGTAACGAGATAAGAAGGAAGTATTGGATTTGGGGACCTAATCAGCCTCGCCAATTGGAATTTCCATACAGGGAGATtgggaataagaaaaagaagaggagattcAATCTGGATTGGTATGATGATCATGCTTATTGGCTAGAGTACAGCGAGAAGGAGCACAAAGCCTATTGCTTATGCTGCTATTTGTTTAGGGACAACATTAAAGACATCCACCATGGGCATGATGCATTTGTAGTAGAAGGATTCAACTGTTGGAACAAGACAGAGAGATTTGTGACTCACGTCGGTGATCGTAACAACTTTCACAACAGAGCACTCAAGGATTGCGAGGGTCTATTAAAGCAAGATCAGTCAATCTCTGCAGCCTTGCATAGACAAAGCCAAATTGAAAAGAATGAGCATCTCATCAGGTTAAATGCTGCAATTGATGTTTGTCGATATTTGTTGCATCAGGGACAACCTTTTCGTGGTCATGATGAATCTAAAGATTctaaaaataaaggaaatttcCATGAGTTGATGGACTACACTATTAAgcaaaatgatgttgttgctaaggCATTCAAGAATGCTCCATATAATAACCAGATGTTGTCTCCCAAAATTCAGAGAGATATTACCGAGTGCTTTGCAGAAGAAGTACCAGGCCATGTGATGAAAGAAATTGGTAATGGTGTGTTCAGCTTATTAGTTGATGAGTGtagagatgtttccgacaaagcaCAAATGGAGGTTGTTCTCCGATATCTTGAGTTTAATGGTTTGCAAGCTAAAATTATGAACGAGAACAAATCAGCATATTGCGTACATTGTTTTGCTCATAAACTCAACTTGGTTGTTGTGGCTATTGCAAAGAAGATGTTCGAGGTCGGAGATTTCTTTGATATGGTTTCAGTTTTGCTGAATGTTGTGGGCGCTTCTTGCAAGAGAAAAGACCAACTACGTGAGCATCACCAAGAAGAATTGAGAAAAGCAATAGGATGTGGAGAGATTGCTACGGGGACTGGACTGAATCAAGAATTATCACTTCAAAGACCAGGTGACACTCGATGGAACTCCCATTATAAAACATTGTTGGGTTTGTCCAAGATGTTCTCATCGGTGGTCAAAGTACTAGAATATGTCGAGAAAGATGGCACAGATACCGGAAAGAGGCGTCAGGCTAGAGGTCTTCTAAAATATTTCCAGACCTTTGATTCTGC attttTCTTacacatgatgatgatgatattagcTTTAACAAATGGGTTGTCAAAAACCTTACAGAGAAAGGATAAAGACATTGTAAATGCTATTTCAGATGTGGAATCAACTAAACGAGAGTTAGAAAAGCTCAGAACCAATGAGGGGTGGGATTCTCTTATGAAGAAGGTATGTTGTTTCTGTGAGAAGCATGACATTCCAGTGCTTGACATGGAAGATGCCTATGTTAACCCAAAGAAGCCAGGAAAAAAGACCGGAATTAACAATGAGCATTATTATCGTGTTGATTGTTTCTTTGTTGTGCTCGATATATTAGGAGAAGAGTTTAATGACAGATTTAATGAGGTAAATTCTGAGTTGCTTCTATGCATGTCTGCTTTGAGCCCGAGTGATTTATTTTGTCATTTTAACAAGGAGAAGTTGTTGAAATTAGCGAAGTTCTATCCTGATGACTTTAATCACAAAGATATGGTGACTATTGAGCATGAACTTGGCCTCTATATAGATAATATACTCCATGATACAAGGTTTTCTAGCTTGGACAAAATAAGTGATTTGGCTAAACCAATGGTGGATACCAGGAAGCATCTCTCATATCCTTTGGTATATTGGCTTTTGAAGCTAGCTCTAACTCTTCCTGTTGCCATTGCCACCGTCGAGAGATGTTTTTCAGCGATGAAGATTGTGAAGAATGCTTTGCGTAACAAAATTGGTGATGATTATTTGAGCCATAGCCTAATTTTCTTCGTGGAGAAGGAGCTGCTAAACACAATTACCAATGAAGTGATTGTTGATCGTTTCCATAAGATGAAAGATCATCGTGGGAGAAAGGAAATGTAA